One window of Curtobacterium sp. 458 genomic DNA carries:
- a CDS encoding FAD-binding domain-containing protein: MFIPTRAAGLEALHDFVPRAGADYRRDRNHDLGPSRSNVSGLSPCVRHRLVTEEEVVDAVLERHSLHAAEKFVQEVFWRTYWKGWLEQRPEVWRRYRDGVRELFAGDLPDGYEDAVAGRTGIDAMDAWARELVDTGYLHNHVRMWFASIWVFTLGLPWQLGADFFLRHLLDGDAASNTLSWRWVAGLQTRGKTYLATTENIARYTEGRFAPRGLATTARPLDEEPFPPATPIAPEDVVGEIGSRVGLLLHEEDLEPASLLTALGPAAPTLRSAAVFADAGARSPAPVSPLVEAFTTGAVADAAARTADAAGLPAVTLGAADASTVVDWARSAALDTVLVPYAPVGPVQERLDVLRPALAAEGVGLVTVRRPWDSRAWPFASRGFFPFKERIPRLVRAR, from the coding sequence GTGTTCATCCCCACCCGCGCGGCTGGCCTCGAGGCCCTGCACGACTTCGTGCCCCGAGCCGGCGCCGACTACCGACGCGACCGCAACCACGACCTGGGCCCTTCGCGGTCGAACGTCTCGGGGCTGTCGCCGTGTGTCCGGCACCGGCTGGTGACCGAGGAGGAGGTCGTCGACGCCGTCCTCGAGCGCCACAGCCTGCACGCCGCCGAGAAGTTCGTGCAGGAGGTGTTCTGGCGGACCTACTGGAAGGGGTGGCTGGAGCAGCGTCCCGAGGTGTGGCGGCGCTACCGGGACGGGGTCCGGGAGCTGTTCGCAGGGGACCTGCCGGACGGCTACGAGGACGCCGTCGCGGGTCGGACCGGGATCGACGCGATGGACGCCTGGGCGCGGGAACTCGTCGACACGGGGTACCTGCACAACCACGTCCGGATGTGGTTCGCGAGCATCTGGGTGTTCACGCTCGGGCTGCCGTGGCAGCTCGGGGCGGACTTCTTCCTCCGGCACCTCCTCGACGGCGACGCGGCGTCGAACACGCTCTCGTGGCGGTGGGTGGCGGGGCTGCAGACCCGGGGGAAGACCTACCTGGCGACGACGGAGAACATCGCCCGCTACACCGAGGGCCGCTTCGCACCGAGGGGACTCGCGACGACCGCGCGGCCGCTCGACGAGGAGCCGTTCCCACCGGCGACGCCGATCGCCCCGGAGGACGTCGTCGGGGAGATCGGGTCGCGGGTCGGGCTGCTGCTGCACGAGGAGGACCTCGAGCCCGCCTCCCTGCTGACCGCGCTGGGCCCGGCCGCACCCACGCTGCGTTCGGCGGCGGTGTTCGCCGATGCCGGAGCCCGCTCGCCCGCGCCGGTGTCGCCGCTCGTCGAGGCCTTCACGACCGGAGCCGTCGCGGACGCTGCCGCCCGGACGGCCGATGCCGCCGGGCTCCCGGCGGTGACCCTCGGCGCCGCCGATGCATCGACCGTCGTGGACTGGGCCCGGTCGGCAGCGCTCGACACGGTCCTCGTGCCGTACGCCCCGGTCGGGCCGGTGCAGGAGCGGCTCGACGTGCTGCGGCCGGCACTCGCAGCGGAGGGAGTGGGGCTCGTGACGGTGCGACGCCCGTGGGACAGCCGCGCGTGGCCGTTCGCATCGCGGGGGTTCTTCCCGTTCAAGGAGCGGATCCCGCGGCTGGTCAGGGCGCGGTAG
- a CDS encoding GH32 C-terminal domain-containing protein, whose amino-acid sequence MTTHPSTHHRPADGFVGDVIPVELDGTVWLYYLLDERPDAPPLERITGMPWAAVTTTDFVTFEDHGVVLPSGGPDASDHDCYTGSVVRGDDGTLHLFSTGHNPHVTVETDRGQGDVQVVCHATSDGDPTSWTKHPEWDLPALPGYAPEDWRDPFVHRPSADGPWQMLIATRRPDEPYRRSGLVARLESDDLVTWRDAEPLWAPHRFIAHECPDVFRWGDWWYLVYSEFSDAFCTRYRTATSPDGPWLAPADDAVDGRAFYAAKTVAFGDDRFFVGWIATKEGERDAGAWQWAGTMATLQAHQRPDGSLRFDLPERLQRAYADEVDVTDAFGPTNGAAGSVGHDAQSRYAAWVGPELPTEALVSIDLDVDADTRAFGVLLRTSDDAEEGYALRLEPDRRRMVLDRWPRGSTGGEQWQVLGDVPHAVELERPVPLDPGQHRIVVHLDGDICVVVVDGSVALSTRLYDRPSGRLGLFAQDGGFTLRRVTVATR is encoded by the coding sequence GTGACCACGCACCCGAGCACCCACCACCGGCCGGCGGACGGCTTCGTCGGGGACGTCATCCCGGTCGAGCTCGACGGCACCGTATGGCTGTACTACCTGCTCGACGAACGACCTGACGCTCCCCCGCTCGAGCGGATCACGGGCATGCCGTGGGCTGCCGTGACGACGACCGACTTCGTCACCTTCGAGGACCACGGCGTCGTGCTGCCCTCCGGCGGTCCGGACGCCAGCGACCACGACTGCTACACGGGCAGCGTCGTCCGCGGGGACGACGGCACGCTCCACCTGTTCTCGACCGGCCACAACCCGCACGTCACGGTCGAGACCGACCGCGGACAGGGGGACGTCCAGGTGGTCTGCCACGCCACCTCCGACGGTGACCCGACCTCCTGGACGAAGCACCCCGAGTGGGACCTGCCCGCCCTGCCCGGCTACGCCCCGGAGGACTGGCGCGACCCGTTCGTCCACCGCCCGTCCGCCGACGGCCCGTGGCAGATGCTCATCGCGACCCGGCGTCCGGACGAGCCGTACCGTCGCTCGGGCCTCGTCGCGCGGCTCGAGTCCGACGACCTCGTGACGTGGCGAGACGCCGAACCGCTCTGGGCACCGCACCGGTTCATCGCCCACGAGTGCCCCGACGTCTTCCGGTGGGGCGACTGGTGGTACCTCGTGTACTCGGAGTTCTCCGACGCGTTCTGCACCCGGTACCGGACCGCCACCTCACCCGACGGCCCGTGGCTCGCGCCGGCCGACGACGCCGTCGACGGGCGGGCGTTCTACGCGGCGAAGACGGTCGCCTTCGGCGACGACCGCTTCTTCGTCGGGTGGATCGCCACGAAGGAGGGCGAGCGTGACGCCGGCGCCTGGCAGTGGGCGGGCACGATGGCGACGCTCCAGGCGCACCAGCGACCGGACGGCTCGCTGCGGTTCGACCTCCCCGAGCGACTGCAGCGCGCGTACGCGGACGAGGTCGACGTCACGGACGCCTTCGGCCCGACGAACGGTGCGGCCGGGTCGGTCGGCCACGACGCGCAGTCCCGGTACGCAGCCTGGGTCGGGCCCGAGCTGCCGACCGAGGCACTCGTGTCGATCGACCTCGACGTCGACGCCGACACCCGCGCGTTCGGCGTGCTGCTCCGCACGAGCGACGACGCCGAGGAGGGCTACGCGCTGCGCCTCGAACCCGACCGCCGCCGGATGGTGCTCGACCGTTGGCCGCGCGGCTCCACGGGTGGCGAGCAGTGGCAGGTCCTCGGCGACGTGCCGCACGCCGTCGAGCTCGAGCGTCCGGTGCCGCTCGACCCCGGCCAGCACCGGATCGTCGTGCACCTGGACGGCGACATCTGCGTGGTGGTCGTGGACGGTTCCGTCGCGCTCAGCACGCGGCTCTACGACCGCCCGTCCGGGCGGCTGGGCCTCTTCGCGCAGGACGGTGGGTTCACGCTGCGGCGGGTGACCGTCGCGACCCGCTGA
- a CDS encoding DUF2510 domain-containing protein, giving the protein MSTTPPGWYPDPSGQHGTRWWDGVQWTDQVGPPTSQMARPHIPDHVPTDTVWVWIMALLPIVSLPVSLLYQPEFRYEVLPGGVRTVDPRSIYTAGYLLVQGFTVLVYAATVVLAYFDHRELKRRGVVRPFPWGWAFLLSPILYLIGRYVVVRKVAPGRPMWPLWTNIALLVIGLVIGIARSVAIFQQMLP; this is encoded by the coding sequence ATGTCGACGACACCCCCTGGCTGGTACCCCGACCCCTCCGGTCAGCACGGCACCCGGTGGTGGGACGGCGTGCAGTGGACCGACCAGGTCGGGCCGCCGACGTCCCAGATGGCCCGCCCGCACATCCCCGACCACGTGCCGACCGACACCGTGTGGGTGTGGATCATGGCGCTGCTGCCGATCGTCTCGTTGCCGGTCTCGCTCCTGTACCAGCCCGAGTTCCGCTACGAGGTCCTCCCGGGTGGCGTCCGGACCGTCGATCCACGGTCGATCTACACCGCCGGGTACCTGCTCGTGCAGGGGTTCACCGTCCTGGTCTACGCCGCGACCGTCGTGCTCGCGTACTTCGACCACCGCGAGCTGAAGCGGCGCGGCGTGGTGCGTCCGTTCCCGTGGGGCTGGGCGTTCCTGCTGTCCCCGATCCTGTACCTGATCGGCCGGTACGTCGTCGTCCGGAAGGTCGCGCCCGGCCGACCCATGTGGCCGCTCTGGACCAACATCGCCCTGCTCGTCATCGGCCTGGTGATCGGCATCGCTCGGAGCGTCGCGATCTTCCAGCAGATGCTGCCCTAG
- a CDS encoding LacI family DNA-binding transcriptional regulator, whose protein sequence is MASRKRTAQPHRVTMKDVARHAGVSQPTVSFVLNDRRDVSVAEETRTRVWEAAKELNFQPNRAAQSLRSNRSYTVGVIADRLVSQPYAGHIVLGVQQAVQEAGYVCFVVETAQTSDGGKAAVANLVQQGVAGLVYAAPGPEDVAPVAGADDVPTVFVNCYPPGDAPAVTVLADEYQGGLDVAAAVFAAGHTRVAFLGGPEQDYACRERKRGFDDAATAAGIALDDVPVRFGNYQVGSGHDLATAILTEDPPTAIVCGNDRMAVGALMAAQSLGLRCPEDISIVGFDDQPDLADQMHPPLTTVALPHQQMGFEAGTLLLAERQQPGRHLVPCEYVPRNSLGAPRTPPTPEDTE, encoded by the coding sequence ATGGCGAGCCGAAAGCGGACAGCGCAGCCGCACCGCGTCACCATGAAGGACGTCGCGCGGCACGCCGGGGTGTCGCAACCGACGGTGTCGTTCGTCCTGAACGACCGTCGCGACGTCTCGGTGGCCGAGGAGACCCGCACCCGGGTGTGGGAGGCGGCGAAGGAGCTGAACTTCCAGCCGAACCGCGCCGCGCAGTCCCTCCGGTCGAACCGCTCGTACACGGTGGGCGTCATCGCGGACCGCCTCGTCTCGCAGCCCTACGCCGGCCACATCGTGCTCGGTGTGCAGCAGGCCGTGCAGGAGGCCGGGTACGTCTGCTTCGTGGTCGAGACGGCGCAGACCTCCGACGGCGGGAAGGCAGCGGTGGCGAACCTCGTGCAGCAGGGCGTCGCGGGGCTCGTCTACGCGGCCCCCGGCCCCGAGGACGTCGCACCGGTCGCGGGCGCGGACGACGTGCCGACCGTGTTCGTCAACTGCTACCCACCCGGCGACGCCCCGGCGGTGACCGTGCTCGCGGACGAGTACCAGGGCGGCCTCGACGTGGCCGCAGCCGTGTTCGCCGCCGGGCACACCCGGGTCGCGTTCCTCGGCGGACCCGAGCAGGACTACGCGTGCCGGGAACGCAAGCGCGGGTTCGACGACGCCGCCACCGCGGCGGGCATCGCGCTGGACGACGTGCCCGTCCGGTTCGGGAACTACCAGGTCGGCTCCGGACACGACCTCGCGACGGCGATCCTCACCGAGGACCCTCCGACGGCGATCGTCTGCGGCAACGACCGGATGGCCGTCGGCGCGCTGATGGCCGCGCAGTCGCTCGGTCTGCGATGCCCGGAGGACATCAGCATCGTCGGGTTCGACGACCAGCCAGACCTCGCGGACCAGATGCACCCGCCGCTGACGACGGTCGCGCTGCCCCACCAGCAGATGGGGTTCGAGGCCGGCACCCTGCTGCTCGCAGAGCGGCAGCAGCCAGGCCGACACCTCGTGCCGTGCGAGTACGTGCCACGCAACTCTCTCGGCGCCCCGCGCACGCCACCGACCCCCGAGGACACCGAGTGA
- a CDS encoding sugar ABC transporter substrate-binding protein yields MANGFSTPIDRRTLFKFGGAGLALAGIGSLAACSTSGSGATASGTVKMLYFGEQSAATALQKAIEPKIKQLDKKASLQVTAINGTDWNDFLAKVLTQIASGDVPDIVSVATEGQQLLASKNLLTPLDDHVTKNLSGLKTYFSGIHPSLLESTMYEGHLYTLPDSFNAGSMFYSTSLFEKAGLARPGSDWTMDQFRSSAESIAKVGGGTYAFDWVVRLWGSWTSFLYANDGNLLEEGRYSGGDWLWNSSAFADNAVGVSGRKGGWKWGDPTANSDAAVEALEYVIDLQKSGASPSPDVGGGSTLQGLFASGRIGMTIGGGFWAGGLHNAGMKDGSFDVVEFPTWKSNKSLFGAGGYGIFNSSKQKDLAFEVIKLMVQPESFDALWPGNVTTPAQKSLLTADRYKTTGPEHWSVFYDQLDNSVPISAPPYYNALATALNQRTTQAISSGNAKKALDGLQADIEKAASQAS; encoded by the coding sequence ATGGCGAACGGATTCAGCACCCCGATCGACCGGCGCACACTGTTCAAGTTCGGTGGCGCGGGGCTCGCCCTGGCCGGCATCGGATCGCTGGCAGCCTGCTCGACCTCCGGCAGCGGCGCGACCGCATCCGGCACGGTCAAGATGCTCTACTTCGGTGAGCAGAGCGCCGCGACCGCACTGCAGAAGGCCATCGAGCCGAAGATCAAGCAGCTCGACAAGAAGGCGAGCCTGCAGGTCACGGCGATCAACGGGACCGACTGGAACGACTTCCTCGCGAAGGTCCTCACCCAGATCGCCTCGGGTGACGTCCCCGACATCGTCAGCGTCGCGACCGAGGGACAGCAGCTGCTGGCGTCGAAGAACCTGCTGACGCCGCTCGACGACCACGTCACGAAGAACCTGTCCGGGCTGAAGACGTACTTCAGCGGCATCCACCCGTCGCTCCTCGAGTCGACCATGTACGAGGGGCACCTCTACACGCTGCCGGACAGCTTCAACGCTGGCAGCATGTTCTACTCGACCTCCCTGTTCGAGAAGGCGGGCCTCGCGCGGCCGGGGTCGGACTGGACGATGGACCAGTTCCGGTCCTCCGCGGAGAGCATCGCGAAGGTCGGCGGCGGCACCTACGCCTTCGACTGGGTCGTGCGGCTCTGGGGCAGCTGGACCTCGTTCCTCTACGCGAACGACGGCAACCTGCTCGAGGAGGGGCGCTACTCCGGCGGTGACTGGCTCTGGAACAGCTCCGCCTTCGCCGACAACGCGGTCGGGGTCAGCGGGCGCAAGGGCGGCTGGAAGTGGGGCGACCCGACGGCCAACTCGGACGCCGCGGTCGAGGCGCTCGAGTACGTCATCGACCTGCAGAAGTCCGGCGCCTCGCCCTCACCCGACGTCGGCGGCGGGAGCACGCTGCAGGGCCTCTTCGCGTCCGGCCGCATCGGCATGACGATCGGCGGTGGCTTCTGGGCGGGCGGCCTGCACAACGCGGGCATGAAGGACGGCAGCTTCGACGTCGTCGAGTTCCCGACGTGGAAGAGCAACAAGTCGCTCTTCGGAGCCGGCGGCTACGGCATCTTCAACTCGTCGAAGCAGAAGGACCTCGCGTTCGAGGTGATCAAGCTCATGGTGCAGCCCGAGAGCTTCGACGCGCTGTGGCCGGGCAACGTCACCACCCCAGCGCAGAAGTCGCTGCTCACCGCCGACCGCTACAAGACGACCGGCCCCGAGCACTGGTCGGTGTTCTACGACCAGCTCGACAACTCCGTGCCGATCTCCGCGCCGCCGTACTACAACGCGCTCGCGACGGCCCTCAACCAGCGGACGACCCAGGCGATCTCGTCGGGCAACGCGAAGAAGGCGCTCGACGGCCTGCAGGCCGACATCGAGAAGGCCGCCTCGCAGGCGTCGTGA
- a CDS encoding putative immunity protein, with product MTSPQALDEADRRLVAAWAADCAERVLALFEAEAPDDGRPRDGIDRARRFASGELDTAGQIRDRFVAGRAAHAASSDAGRAAARAAGQASGVAHMGAHALGAAAYAARAAELAAPGAGGDEEFAWQLAHAGEPVRAALRRLPLLGEDTSGPLGPGLLASGALGAHIERLQSAIRTT from the coding sequence ATGACGTCACCCCAGGCCCTCGACGAGGCGGACCGACGGCTCGTCGCGGCCTGGGCGGCGGACTGCGCGGAGCGCGTGCTCGCACTCTTCGAGGCCGAGGCGCCGGACGACGGCCGGCCGCGCGACGGGATCGATCGGGCGCGCCGCTTCGCCTCCGGCGAGCTGGACACCGCTGGACAGATCCGCGATCGGTTCGTCGCCGGTCGCGCCGCGCACGCCGCGAGCTCGGACGCCGGACGGGCGGCGGCACGCGCCGCAGGACAGGCGTCGGGCGTCGCACACATGGGTGCGCACGCGCTCGGCGCCGCTGCGTACGCAGCGCGCGCCGCGGAACTCGCGGCCCCCGGCGCGGGCGGCGACGAGGAGTTCGCCTGGCAGCTCGCACACGCGGGCGAGCCGGTCCGCGCGGCACTGCGACGCCTGCCGCTCCTCGGCGAGGACACGTCCGGCCCACTCGGTCCCGGCCTGCTGGCATCCGGAGCGCTCGGAGCGCACATCGAGCGGCTCCAGTCCGCGATCCGGACCACCTGA